The following proteins come from a genomic window of Rutidosis leptorrhynchoides isolate AG116_Rl617_1_P2 chromosome 10, CSIRO_AGI_Rlap_v1, whole genome shotgun sequence:
- the LOC139870988 gene encoding uncharacterized protein: protein MNKALRKKQLKVETPEDSRLQNSCKSPLSTIGSNSPLGISNIDSVNSTSTTKTKRIGRPPKYKLSPSDTIPFSLENINKNAGSLSQPSSSAGNIATKSSSQLHTIRSPLSDITKSHELPIKQELTVKRRGRPPKYKFSDEEMIPLDLPDGMNDNTIGDDDDNKKFSGRSLEYRDLGDPIYICTSCKARLWKSEAMRGNPSFTRKAYSLCCLNDKVELPPLNDPPQLLLDLFTGQSEHGKNFMENIRRYNMIFSFTSIGGKIDHSINNGNGPYVYRMQGQNYHLVGSLLPEPGQDPRFCQLYIYDTGNEVDNSINSYGNGSSKSTSNQNSLLPNTVHRLKGLLDHVNPLVKKFRMARDRFDMDEDEPIQIKLIGSRAQDGRTYNLPTANEVAAIIIGDIDGSCDKRDIVLDHRRKGLRRISELHPSYLALQYPLLFPYAQDGYRVDILHKGVEIEDATGHARLTLREFFAYRLQMRVGEKSLILMSRKLLQQFMVDAYTMVENTRLHYIRNNQKAFRVAQISSLHKAQETRNYDVSAMGTRITLPSSFTGGARYMYANYMDAMAIVRSFGPPDLFITLTSNPKWPEVLRVLAPLNLNPEDRPDIVTRVFKMKLYSLYDQIKDEKMFGYLRGGLYVIEFQKRGLPHVHMILWLDETEATPNASEIDRFISAEIPDKDEDPELYSLVSDFMMHGPCGEKHKECPCMRSGTCSKGFPKDFTNESHFDADGFPVYKRRNDGNFIMKKGEKLDNRLSFHLPNQQPIVYDGDDCMEQVINKPSVGASQFIEWMKYNEENPDGRQYTYVEFPRHYVWNATPRKWSKRQGQKTVARLHYVHPKSGEAYYLRIMLNKVRGPTCYEDLRTIDGIIYDTFKEACYAMGLLDDDKEYIASIKEVHQWSTGNACRSHFVSLITTDSITFPDRVWKETCDLLSDDLAREVPERLKSNDPETFRRVLHNISLSRIEKDLNSAGYSLRNIPNMPFPDLEFVQSSLNMLIQDEISYDIQSLNEEHQNLKSTMTDEQNVVYDTIVDAVYNDKGGLFFLYGYGGTGKTFVWKTLAAAIRSRGDIVINVASSGIAALLLTGGRTAHSRFAIPINVLEDSFCSIQKNSDLAAILNKAKLIIWDEAPMMHKHCFEAFDRTMRDIIVSPNRSSPFGGKVVVFGGDFRQILPVIQRGTRSEIVHASLHSSDLWRHCKVLKLTKNMRLRTDMNDTDQQQIRDFADWILKIGEGKINEPNDGEANVEFPMEMLLKTNGNAISTIVNSTYPEILDHLGDGNFFSSKAILAPTNEEVDSINDHILSSIDDEERVFLSSDSLTPDEENDTWAQQVYSPEVLNGLKVPGVPNHRLTLKRGVPIMLLRNMDQSKGLCNGTRLLVERIGDHTIEARIITGHFFGNLAYISRMVIAPTDRKIAVKFQRRQFPITVCFAMTINKSQGQSLSNVGLYLRKPVFSHGQLYVAISRVTSKKGLKAVILDDKGKDTNITKNVSLFKSLPSFLFHNYIVHASSHKSSASGLFSFHQMNTDKTTESLPINNDQHTTDESIQDEKDASEQLRKKRARSAEASRRCRDRQKIYVDQLEKLIQDQKNQIETLIQTQIQILQTLDFFFRDWSKKFDNLIATLQRQMYVNNDAAHISPVIQLLNDHYLELLNTKKQSAKKCVMSIIDVKWLQPTLSTIMWIGGIRPSDIIKLILNHIELSTQQLAKIENLKLLTLQQETQLINKVHTLKHEISETFVGKSFVDKGDTAAMSNYTNNMFEQIGRLSAMENYLSQADTLRATTYKEIQTILTLRQTVMAFYVVHKHVKRLQSWNNLWESRPEV from the exons ATGAATAAAGCGTTAAGAAAAAAACAGTTAAAGGTTGAAACTCCAGAGGATAGCAGATTGCAGAATTCATGTAAAAGTCCACTATCCACGATAG GTTCAAACAGTCCACTAGGTATCTCTAATATTGATAGTGTGAATTCAACCTCTACTACTAAAACAAAACGGATTGGACGCCCACCAAAATACAAACTTTCGCCATCCGATACTATTCCATTCAGCttagaaaatataaataaaaacgcTG GTTCTTTATCTCAACCATCATCTTCTGCCGGAAATATCGCAACCAAGAGTTCTTCTCAGTTACACACTATCAGAAGTCCGTTGTCTGACATAACCAAAA GTCATG AACTTCCTATTAAGCAAGAATTAACCGTCAAACGTAGAGGAAGACCACCAAAGTACAAATTTTCTGATGAAGAAATGATACCGTTAGATTTACCAGATGGTATGAATGACAACACAATaggagatgatgatgataataagaaGTTTTCTGGAAGAAGTCTTG AATATAGAGACCTTGGTGATCCTATATATATATGCACTTCATGCAAAGCACGATTGTGGAAATCTGAAGCAATGCGAGGCAATCCTTCTTTTACAAGAAAAGCTTATTCTTTATGTTGTTTAAATGATAAAGTCGAACTACCACCTTTGAATGATCCGCCACAGTTGTTATTAGATCTATTTACTGGTCAAAGCGAACATGGCAAAAATTTTATGGAGAATATACGGCGGTATAACATGATATTCAGTTTTACATCGATTGGTGGCAAAATTGACCATTCTATCAACAACGGCAACGGTCCTTATGTATATCGTATGCAAGGTCAAAATTATCATCTGGTAGGTAGCTTACTACCCGAGCCTGGTCAAGATCCACGATTCTGCCAACTATATATCTATGACACTGGAAATGAAGTAGATAACAGCATTAATTCATACGG TAACGGAAGTTCCAAATCAACGTCAAACCAAAACTCATTGCTTCCGAACACAGTACACCGTTTGAAAGGTTTGCTTGACCATGTTAATCCGTTGGTTAAAAAATTTCGTATGGCAAGAGATCGGTTTGACATGGACGAAGATGAACCGATACAAATCAAACTAATTGGTAGCCGAGCACAAGATGGACGAACTTATAATTTACCAACTGCAAATGAAGTTGCTGCAATAATAATTGGAGATATTGATGGATCTTGTGATAAACGTGACATTGTATTGGATCACCGTAGAAAGGGATTAAGACGTATAAGTGAGCTTCATCCGTCTTATTTAGCACTACAGTATCCACTATTATTTCCCTACGCTCAAGATGGTTACAGAGTAGATATACTCCATAAGGGTGTTGAAATAGAGGACGCTACTGGACATGCACGTCTCACTTTACGTGAATTTTTTGCTTATCGATTACAAATGAGAGTAGGCGAAAAGTCTTTGATTCTAATGTCAAGAAAACTTTTACAGCAGTTCATGGTAGATGCTTATACTATGGTCGAGAATACAAGGCTGCATTACATCAGGAACAATCAGAAAGCATTCAGAGTTGCTCAAATCTCCAGTTTACACAAAGCACAAGAAACTAGAAATTATGATGTTTCAGCTATGGGCACACGGATAACACTTCCTTCTTCTTTTACGGGCGGAGCAAGATATATGTATGCAAACTATATGGATGCTATGGCTATTGTTCGATCATTTGGTCCACCTGACCTTTTTATCACTTTAACGTCTAATCCAAAATGGCCTGAAGTTCTTCGTGTTTTGGCGCCTTTGAATCTAAACCCAGAAGATAGGCCAGATATTGTTACACGCGTATTTAAAATGAAACTATATTCTTTGTACGATCAAATCAAAGATGAAAAGATGTTCGGATATCTTAGAGGAG GTTTATATGTTATAGAATTTCAGAAACGTGGGTTACCTCATGTCCACATGATATTATGGCTTGACGAAACAGAAGCCACACCAAACGCTTCAGAAATTGACAGATTTATTAGTGCCGAAATACCAGATAAAGATGAGGATCCAGAACTGTATTCTTTAGTTTCAGATTTTATGATGCATGGACCGTGCGGAGAGAAACATAAAGAATGTCCATGCATGCGAAGCGGTACTTGCTCGAAAGGATTTCCAAAGGATTTCACAAATGAGAGCCACTTTGACGCAGATGGTTTCCCTGTATACAAACGCCGTAATGATGGTAATTTTATTATGAAAAAAGGAGAAAAGCTAGACAACAG GCTATCTTTTCATCTACCTAATCAACAACCAATTGTATATGATGGTGATGACTGTATGGAACAAGTTATTAACAAACCTTCAGTCGGCGCTTCTCAATTCATTGAGTGGATGAAATACAATGAAGAGAATCCTGATGGAAGACAGTACACTTATGTTGAATTTCCTCGCCATTATGTTTGGAATGCAACACCAAGAAAGTGGTCAAAGAGACAAGGACAGAAAACTGTTGCCCGATTACATTATGTTCATCCGAAATCAGGGGAGGCGTACTACTTACGTATCATGCTCAATAAGGTGAGAGGACCAACATGTTATGAAGACTTGCGAACTATCGATGGTATAATTTATGATACCTTCAAGGAAGCTTGCTATGCAATGGGACTAttagatgatgataaagaatacaTTGCTTCTATTAAAGAGGTCCACCAATGGTCAACAGGGAACGCATGTCGGTCTCATTTTGTTTCATTAATTACCACTGACAGTATCACGTTCCCTGATCGTGTTTGGAAAGAAACTTGTGACCTCCTGTCTGACGATCTTGCTAGAGAAGTACCAGAACGTCTCAAATCCAATG ATCCAGAGACATTTAGACGTGTCCTACACAACATTTCACTTTCGAGAATTGAAAAGGACCTTAATAGTGCAGGTTACAGCTTGCGTAACATACCTAATATGCCTTTTCCAGATCTCGAATTTGTACAGTCATCACTAAACATGCTTATACAAGATGAGATCTCTTACGACATACAGAGTTTAAATGAAGAGCATCAAAATCTGAAATCTACTATGACTGACGAACAGAACGTTGTGTACGATACAATTGTTGATGCTGTCTATAATGATAAAGGTGGTCTATTTTTCCTTTACGGATACGGTGGCACTGGAAAAACATTCGTTTGGAAAACACTAGCTGCGGCTATTCGTTCTCGTGGAGACATTGTCATAAATGTAGCCTCAAGTGGTATTGCAGCATTACTTCTTACTGGTGGTAGAACAGCACATTCACGGTTTGCAATTCCTATCAACGTATTGGAAGATTCTTTCTGTTCAATTCAGAAAAATAGTGACTTAGCCGCTATATTGAACAAAGCAAAATTAATCATATGGGATGAAGCACCTATGATGCATAAACACTGTTTCGAGGCTTTTGACAGAACAATGCGCGACATCATAGTTTCTCCTAACAGATCTTCTCCATTTGGTGGTAAAGTAGTTGTTTTTGGTGGTGATTTTAGACAGATCCTTCCTGTAATACAGAGAGGTACAAGATCTGAAATTGTGCATGCATCACTTCATTCTTCTGATTTATGGAGACATTGTAAGGTCTTGAAGTTAACTAAAAACATGCGACTAAGAACGGATATGAATGATACTGATCAACAACAAATCAGGGATTTTGCTGATTGGATTTTAAAGATTGGTGAGGGCAAAATCAACGAGCCAAATGATGGTGAAGCAAATGTTGAATTTCCTATGGAAATGTTGTTAAAAACAAATGGTAATGCAATCAGTACTATTGTAAACTCAACATATCCAGAGATCCTTGATCACTTAGGTGACGGAAATTTTTTCAGCTCGAAAGCTATTCTTGCTCCCACCAACGAAGAAGTAGATTCAATAAATGACCACATTTTGTCTTCTATAGATGATGAGGAACGGGTCTTCTTAAGCTCTGATAGTCTAACACCAGATGAAGAGAATGACACTTGGGCTCAACAAGTTTACTCACCTGAAGTATTGAATGGACTTAAAGTACCTGGTGTACCTAACCATAGATTAACTCTAAAACGTGGTGTACCTATAATGTTACTTCGTAACATGGATCAATCAAAAGGGTTATGTAATGGTACAAGACTATTGGTTGAGCGTATTGGGGATCATACAATAGAAGCTCGAATCATTACCGGCCACTTCTTTGGCAACTTAGCTTACATTTCTCGAATGGTGATTGCACCTACTGATCGAAAGATTGCAGTCAAGTTTCAACGACGCCAATTTCCAATTACTGTTTGTTTCGCAATGACAATAAACAAAAGTCAAGGTCAATCATTGTCAAATGTTGGTTTATACCTACGCAAACCAGTGTTCTCTCACGGACAGTTGTATGTTGCAATCTCTCGAGTCACCAGCAAAAAAGGTTTGAAGGCTGTCATATTAGATGACAAGGGAAAAGACACCAATATAACAAAAAATGTG TCTCTATTTAAAAGCCTACCAAGCTTTTTATTCCACAATTACATTGTACATGCTTCTTCACATAAGTCTTCAGCATCCGGTTTGTTTTCATTTCACCAG ATGAATACAGACAAAACAACTGAATCTTTACCTATAAACAATGATCAACATACTACTGACGAATCTATTCAAGATGAAAAAGATGCATCAGAACAG CTGAGAAAGAAACGAGCCAGATCTGCTGAGGCTTCAAGGCGTTGTAGAGATCGACAAAAG ATATACGTTGATCAATTGGAAAAACTTATACAAGATCAAAAAAATCAGATTGAAACATTAATCCAAACACAAATTCag ATATTACAAACTTTGGACTTTTTTTTCCGAGATTGGTCTAAAAAATTTGACAACCTTATTGCTACTCTACAACGTCAAATGTATGTAAATAATGATGCTGCTCACATTTCTCCGGTAATACAGCTCTTGAATGATCACTATTTAGAGTTATTAAATACCAAGAAACAATCAGCAAAAAAATGTGTGATGTCAATCATAGATGTCAAATGGCTGCAACCTACACTTTCAACTATTATGTGGATTGGTGGTATTCGTCCGTCGGATATAATAAAG CTAATACTCAACCACATTGAGTTGTCTACTCAACAGTTAGCCAAAATAGAAAACTTGAAACTACTAACCCTACAACAAGAGACGCAGCTTATAAATAAGGTGCATACATTGAAGCACGAAATATCAGAAACATTTGTAGGTAAAAGTTTTGTTGATAAAGGAGATACTGCAGCTATGTCAAATTACACAAACAATATGTTTGAACAGATTGGTAGATTATCAGCTATGGAAAACTACTTATCTCAG GCGGATACCCTACGAGCAACTACATACAAGGAAATACAGACTATACTCACACTAAGACAAACAGTTATGGCTTTTTACGTTGTTCATAAACATGTCAAGCGTCTTCAATCATGGAATAATTTGTGGGAATCAAGACCGGAAGTTTGA